One Thermus sp. CCB_US3_UF1 DNA window includes the following coding sequences:
- a CDS encoding NUDIX domain-containing protein has translation MSPWERLFIEEVLSEPVRVVRERVRTHTGKEITYIYRPGPVAASFVLPITPRATALLVRQYRHPTGKFLLEIPAGKVDPGETPEEAARRELLEEVGARAAEVLPLPPFHPQPSFTAVVFHPFLALGAEVVAKPALEDGELLETLELPLVELYALLERGQVEDASTALTLFYARPHLRERGLL, from the coding sequence ATGAGCCCTTGGGAACGCCTCTTCATTGAGGAAGTCCTCTCCGAGCCCGTGCGGGTGGTGCGGGAACGGGTGCGCACCCACACGGGCAAGGAGATCACCTACATCTACCGCCCCGGGCCCGTGGCGGCCAGCTTCGTCCTCCCCATCACCCCCAGGGCCACCGCCCTCCTGGTCCGCCAGTACCGCCACCCCACGGGCAAGTTCCTCTTGGAGATCCCCGCGGGCAAGGTGGACCCCGGGGAAACCCCGGAGGAGGCCGCCCGGCGGGAACTCCTGGAGGAGGTGGGGGCCAGGGCCGCCGAGGTCCTCCCCTTACCCCCCTTCCACCCCCAGCCCTCCTTCACCGCCGTGGTCTTCCACCCCTTTTTGGCCCTGGGGGCCGAGGTGGTGGCCAAGCCCGCCCTGGAGGACGGGGAGCTTTTGGAAACCCTGGAGCTCCCCCTCGTGGAGCTCTACGCTCTCTTGGAAAGGGGCCAGGTGGAGGACGCCTCCACCGCCCTAACCCTCTTCTACGCCCGGCCCCACCTGCGGGAGCGGGGCCTCCTCTAA
- a CDS encoding acetyl ornithine aminotransferase family protein: MKPMVRTPLPGPKARELLERGQAVLSPSYVRPYPFVPARGQGAYLEDVDGNVFLDFMAGIAVNTTGYAHPRVLEAVRAQAERFAHVCFSDFTHEPTLSLAERLVARLGGGYRVFFGNSGTEGIEAAIKLVRHHTGRPYLLAFTGAFHGRSLGALSLTASKSAYRKGFSPLLPGVVHIPFPNPFRPPLGARPEGVGEAVLEYLEHLFRTVLPPEEVAAFFLEPIQGEGGYLVPPPGFIPRLKALLERHGILLVADEVQSGAGRTGRFLALEHEGVQADVYVLAKGLASGYPLSAVLFREELASWRPGAHGTTFGGQAVAAAAAHATLDLLEEGLMENAQRVGAYLLEELRGLKRRFPFLGDVRGRGLMIGLDFGSPEEERPDLRDKVVELAFQKGLLLLQAGPSAVRIAPPLVLSQEEAAQGLAILEAVFQSL, translated from the coding sequence ATGAAACCCATGGTGCGAACCCCCCTTCCCGGGCCCAAGGCCCGGGAGCTTTTGGAGAGGGGCCAGGCGGTCCTCTCCCCTTCCTACGTACGGCCTTACCCCTTCGTCCCCGCCCGGGGCCAGGGGGCGTACCTGGAGGACGTGGACGGCAACGTCTTCCTGGACTTCATGGCGGGGATCGCGGTGAACACCACCGGGTACGCCCACCCCCGGGTGCTGGAGGCGGTGCGGGCCCAGGCGGAACGCTTCGCCCACGTCTGCTTCTCCGACTTCACCCACGAACCCACCCTTTCCCTGGCTGAGCGCCTGGTGGCCAGGCTGGGCGGGGGGTACCGGGTCTTCTTCGGCAACTCCGGCACCGAGGGGATCGAGGCCGCCATCAAGCTGGTGCGCCACCACACGGGCAGGCCGTACCTCCTGGCCTTCACCGGGGCCTTCCACGGGAGGAGCCTGGGGGCGCTTTCCCTCACGGCCAGCAAAAGCGCCTACCGCAAGGGCTTCTCCCCCCTGCTGCCCGGGGTGGTCCACATCCCCTTCCCCAACCCCTTCCGCCCGCCCCTGGGGGCTAGGCCGGAGGGGGTAGGGGAAGCGGTCTTGGAATACCTGGAGCACCTTTTCCGCACCGTCTTGCCCCCCGAGGAGGTGGCCGCCTTCTTCTTGGAGCCCATCCAAGGTGAAGGCGGGTACCTGGTGCCCCCTCCGGGCTTCATCCCCCGGCTCAAGGCCCTGCTGGAACGCCACGGCATCCTCCTGGTGGCGGACGAGGTGCAAAGCGGGGCCGGGCGCACGGGGCGCTTCCTGGCCCTGGAGCACGAGGGGGTGCAGGCGGACGTCTACGTGCTGGCCAAGGGGCTGGCCTCGGGCTACCCCCTAAGCGCCGTCCTCTTCCGGGAGGAGCTGGCCAGCTGGCGCCCGGGGGCCCACGGCACCACCTTTGGCGGCCAGGCGGTGGCGGCGGCGGCGGCCCACGCCACCTTGGACCTCCTGGAGGAGGGGCTCATGGAAAACGCCCAGCGGGTGGGGGCCTACCTCCTGGAGGAGCTGAGGGGCCTCAAGCGGCGCTTCCCCTTCCTGGGGGACGTGCGGGGCCGGGGGCTCATGATCGGCCTGGACTTCGGCAGCCCCGAGGAGGAGCGGCCCGACCTACGGGACAAGGTGGTGGAACTGGCCTTCCAAAAGGGCCTCCTCCTCCTGCAGGCGGGGCCCTCCGCCGTCCGCATCGCCCCGCCCCTGGTCCTCTCCCAGGAGGAGGCCGCCCAGGGGCTTGCCATCCTCGAGGCGGTCTTCCAAAGCCTCTAA
- a CDS encoding BMP family ABC transporter substrate-binding protein — translation MKRLLGLLVLVLGLALGQGEKLKACFIYVGPIGDAGWTYAHDLGRKKAEAALPWLETRYVESVPEAQALPTIDRFVREGCQVIFATSFGYMEAVLEGAKKYPNVLFAHATGIKRAPNVATYMADFYQVYYLNGLAAGALSKSGKVGYVAAFPIPEVKRHINAFALGVRAVNPKAQVLVRWINAWYDPAKAREATEALLAQGADVFAFTEDTPTVIQAAAKKGAYSFGHYTPMLKFAPDHVVSGQIVHWDVIYIDFLKKVKEGVYTAKNLQNVDYFWLLQQKAVEMGADYGVPINPKHVSLLQKAQMTVDGKKVSVYDRILALLKDMQSPKPTFDPFTGPIRDRNGVVRVPAGRKATLQELLTLEWAAPGVVGDWPGEPK, via the coding sequence ATGAAAAGACTCTTGGGGCTACTGGTACTGGTCCTGGGGTTGGCCCTGGGGCAAGGGGAGAAGCTGAAGGCCTGCTTCATCTACGTGGGGCCCATCGGGGATGCCGGCTGGACCTACGCCCACGACCTGGGGCGGAAGAAGGCGGAGGCCGCCCTTCCCTGGCTGGAAACCCGCTACGTGGAAAGCGTGCCCGAGGCCCAGGCCTTGCCCACCATTGACCGCTTTGTGCGGGAAGGGTGCCAGGTGATCTTCGCCACCAGCTTCGGCTACATGGAGGCGGTCCTCGAGGGGGCCAAGAAGTACCCCAACGTCCTCTTCGCCCACGCCACCGGCATCAAGCGGGCCCCCAACGTGGCCACCTACATGGCCGACTTCTATCAGGTCTACTACCTGAACGGCCTGGCCGCCGGCGCCCTCAGCAAAAGCGGCAAGGTGGGCTACGTGGCCGCCTTCCCCATCCCCGAGGTGAAGCGGCACATCAACGCCTTCGCCCTGGGGGTGCGGGCGGTGAACCCCAAGGCCCAGGTCCTGGTGCGCTGGATCAACGCCTGGTACGACCCGGCCAAGGCCCGGGAGGCCACGGAGGCCCTTCTGGCCCAGGGGGCCGATGTCTTCGCCTTCACCGAGGATACCCCCACGGTCATCCAGGCCGCTGCCAAGAAGGGGGCTTATTCCTTCGGCCACTACACCCCCATGCTCAAGTTCGCCCCCGACCACGTGGTCTCGGGGCAGATCGTCCACTGGGATGTCATCTACATTGACTTCCTCAAAAAGGTGAAGGAAGGGGTCTACACCGCCAAGAACCTGCAGAACGTGGACTACTTCTGGCTCCTGCAGCAGAAGGCGGTGGAGATGGGAGCGGACTACGGCGTGCCCATCAACCCCAAGCATGTTTCCCTCTTGCAGAAGGCCCAGATGACCGTGGACGGGAAGAAGGTTTCCGTCTACGACCGCATCCTGGCCCTCCTCAAGGACATGCAAAGCCCCAAGCCCACCTTTGACCCCTTCACCGGCCCCATTCGCGACCGGAACGGGGTGGTGCGGGTGCCGGCCGGGCGGAAGGCCACCCTGCAGGAGCTCCTCACCCTGGAGTGGGCCGCCCCCGGGGTGGTGGGGGACTGGCCGGGGGAGCCCAAGTAG
- a CDS encoding ABC transporter permease produces the protein MEEALLRAVLFGTPILLAALGALLAERSGVVNLGVEGIMALSALAAFATALKAGPGPGVLAGVGTGVLLSLVLGVFAVSLRANQFVAGLALSALGLGASGLLGKRYEGLPLEAPLPEGGMALAAFFLALLLHFLLYGSRFGLYLRSVGENPKAADLFGVSVEGVRYGALALGGGLIGLAGAYLSLAYRPSWTDGMTAGLGWVAVALVILAAWQPLRAPFGAYLFGLLFFLQFRLQGSVPIPSEAFAAMPYLLVILVLALSGRARAPRALGVPFERGR, from the coding sequence ATGGAAGAGGCGTTGTTGCGCGCGGTCCTTTTCGGCACCCCCATCCTCCTGGCCGCTTTGGGGGCCCTTCTGGCCGAGCGGAGCGGGGTGGTGAACCTGGGGGTGGAGGGGATCATGGCCCTAAGCGCCCTGGCCGCCTTCGCCACGGCCCTAAAGGCAGGCCCAGGGCCTGGGGTCTTGGCCGGGGTGGGAACCGGGGTTCTCCTGAGCCTGGTCCTGGGGGTGTTCGCCGTATCCCTCCGGGCCAACCAGTTTGTGGCGGGGCTCGCCCTTTCCGCCTTGGGCCTTGGGGCCTCGGGGCTTTTGGGCAAGCGCTATGAAGGCCTGCCCCTCGAGGCCCCCCTCCCCGAGGGGGGGATGGCCCTGGCGGCCTTTTTCCTGGCCCTCCTCCTCCACTTCCTCCTCTATGGCAGCCGCTTTGGCCTCTACCTGCGGAGCGTGGGGGAAAACCCCAAGGCGGCGGACCTCTTCGGCGTAAGTGTGGAGGGGGTGCGCTACGGGGCCCTGGCCCTGGGGGGTGGGCTGATCGGCCTGGCCGGGGCTTACCTTTCCCTGGCCTACCGCCCCTCCTGGACGGACGGCATGACCGCGGGCCTCGGCTGGGTGGCCGTGGCCCTGGTGATCCTGGCCGCTTGGCAGCCCTTGCGGGCCCCCTTTGGGGCCTACCTCTTCGGCCTGCTCTTCTTCCTCCAGTTCCGCCTCCAGGGCAGTGTACCTATACCGTCCGAGGCCTTTGCCGCCATGCCTTACCTCTTGGTTATCCTGGTCCTGGCCCTCTCGGGCCGCGCCCGGGCCCCTCGGGCCCTGGGCGTGCCCTTTGAGCGGGGGAGGTAG
- a CDS encoding ABC transporter permease: MRWELDPSPTPRKVALAYAAFLLLALAALGLVFLAYGVSPWRAYGLLLSPLTDPLGLAEVGRRAIPLLLIGAGLALAFRVGFFNIGAEGQLLLGAVGAAYVALFLPPGPWTLPLMFLLGGGLGALWVGLAAWLRVRFGASEILTTLMQNYLAYYLVVYLVAGPWKGQFVFGFLYTDRFPQEAQLPRLGDTLVHWPTLLLGVLAALALQLLLFRTPLGFAWRVLGENPQAARYLGLRGGPLLALAALLSGFLSGLAGVGEVAGIHLRLLEPAQISLGYGFTAILVAWLARGRPLLVLVTAPLLGLILAGGDALKMALSMPFRVVDVVAGLLLLALIGAEAWSRHRLIWRR; the protein is encoded by the coding sequence ATGAGGTGGGAACTGGACCCCAGCCCCACCCCCCGCAAGGTGGCCTTGGCCTACGCCGCCTTCCTCCTCCTGGCCCTGGCCGCCTTGGGCCTGGTCTTCCTGGCCTACGGCGTGTCCCCCTGGCGGGCCTATGGCCTCCTCCTTTCCCCCTTGACCGACCCCTTGGGCCTGGCCGAGGTGGGGCGGCGGGCCATCCCCCTGCTTCTCATCGGGGCGGGGCTGGCCCTGGCCTTCCGGGTGGGCTTCTTCAACATCGGGGCGGAGGGGCAGCTCCTTCTGGGGGCGGTGGGGGCGGCCTACGTGGCCCTCTTCCTCCCCCCTGGGCCCTGGACCCTTCCCCTCATGTTCCTCCTGGGCGGGGGCCTGGGGGCCCTTTGGGTGGGCCTGGCGGCCTGGCTGCGGGTGCGCTTTGGCGCCAGCGAGATCCTCACCACCCTGATGCAGAACTACCTGGCCTACTACCTGGTGGTCTACCTGGTGGCGGGGCCTTGGAAGGGGCAGTTCGTCTTCGGCTTCCTCTACACCGACCGCTTCCCCCAGGAGGCCCAGCTCCCCAGGCTTGGGGATACCCTGGTCCACTGGCCCACCCTCCTCCTGGGGGTGCTGGCCGCCTTGGCCCTCCAGCTGCTCCTCTTCCGTACCCCTTTGGGCTTCGCCTGGCGGGTCCTGGGGGAAAACCCCCAGGCGGCCCGTTACCTGGGCCTGCGGGGGGGGCCCCTTCTGGCCCTGGCCGCCCTCCTCTCGGGCTTCCTCTCGGGGCTCGCCGGGGTGGGGGAGGTGGCGGGGATCCACCTGAGGCTTTTGGAGCCTGCCCAGATCTCCCTGGGCTACGGCTTCACCGCCATCCTGGTGGCCTGGCTGGCCCGGGGTAGGCCCCTCCTGGTCCTGGTTACTGCTCCCCTCTTGGGCCTCATCCTGGCGGGGGGGGATGCCTTGAAGATGGCCCTTTCCATGCCCTTCCGGGTGGTGGACGTGGTGGCGGGCCTTCTCCTTTTGGCCCTCATCGGGGCCGAGGCTTGGAGCCGGCATAGGCTGATCTGGAGGCGCTGA
- a CDS encoding ABC transporter ATP-binding protein — MLRLEGITKRFGPVVANRGITLEVGRGEVLALLGENGAGKTTLVSLLYGLYAPDEGRILLEGQEVRIPSPREAQRLGIALVPQHPELIQAHTVAENLALGLDLPPFFSRPRLLERLKGLLQDHPLKVDLEAPIARLSAGEKQRVELLRALLSRPKVLILDEPTSVLTPKEAEDLFQEVRRLKALGLAVIFISHKLEEVLSIADRIAVLRAGEKVGEVPREEADRDLLVRLMVGRSVAPPARVPPPREEVVLEVQNLLVPRHGFPVQGVSFTLRAGEVLGIAGVAGSGQTELLEALAGQRPYRGEVRYLGEPLPRDPARLYPLGVAHIPEERAAGVVGGMSVAENLALRTYPAYARRGLLDYRAMEQDAERLIAQYGIKTPSPKTPVRFLSGGNVQKVILARELRHKPKLLLAMHPTYGVDVGAAEEVHGRILDLVRQGAAVLLVSEDLDEILSLSHRVAALYHGRLVGPIPREEADRERLGRMMTEGRA, encoded by the coding sequence ATGCTGCGACTGGAAGGGATCACCAAGCGCTTTGGGCCCGTGGTGGCCAACCGCGGGATCACCTTGGAGGTGGGCCGGGGGGAGGTCCTGGCCCTGTTGGGGGAGAACGGGGCGGGGAAGACCACCCTGGTGAGCCTCCTGTACGGCCTTTATGCCCCCGACGAGGGGCGGATCCTCCTGGAGGGCCAGGAGGTGCGCATCCCTTCCCCGCGGGAGGCGCAGCGCCTGGGCATCGCCTTGGTGCCCCAGCACCCCGAGCTCATCCAGGCCCACACCGTGGCGGAGAACCTGGCCCTGGGCCTGGACCTTCCCCCCTTTTTCTCCCGCCCCCGCCTCTTGGAGCGCCTCAAGGGGCTCCTTCAGGACCATCCCCTGAAGGTGGACCTCGAGGCCCCCATAGCCCGGCTTTCCGCCGGGGAGAAGCAACGGGTGGAGCTCCTGCGGGCCCTCCTCTCCCGTCCCAAGGTCCTCATCCTGGACGAGCCCACCAGCGTCCTCACCCCCAAGGAGGCCGAGGACCTCTTCCAGGAGGTGCGCCGCCTGAAGGCCTTGGGCCTCGCGGTCATCTTCATCAGCCACAAGCTGGAGGAGGTCTTGTCCATCGCCGACCGCATCGCCGTCCTCCGGGCGGGGGAGAAGGTGGGGGAGGTGCCCCGGGAGGAGGCGGACAGGGACCTCCTGGTCCGGCTCATGGTGGGCCGGAGCGTGGCCCCTCCCGCCCGGGTACCCCCGCCCCGGGAGGAGGTGGTCCTGGAGGTGCAAAACCTCCTGGTCCCCCGGCACGGCTTCCCCGTGCAGGGGGTGAGCTTCACCCTGCGGGCCGGGGAGGTTTTGGGCATCGCCGGGGTGGCGGGAAGCGGGCAGACGGAGCTCCTGGAGGCCCTGGCGGGGCAGAGGCCCTACCGGGGGGAGGTCCGCTACCTGGGCGAGCCCCTTCCCAGGGATCCCGCCCGGCTTTACCCCTTGGGCGTGGCCCACATCCCCGAGGAGCGGGCCGCGGGCGTGGTGGGGGGGATGAGCGTGGCGGAAAACCTGGCCCTCCGCACCTACCCGGCCTACGCCCGCCGGGGGCTTCTGGACTACCGGGCCATGGAACAGGACGCCGAACGCCTCATCGCCCAGTACGGGATCAAGACCCCTTCCCCTAAGACCCCGGTGCGCTTCCTCTCCGGGGGGAACGTGCAGAAGGTGATCCTGGCTCGGGAGTTGCGCCATAAGCCCAAGCTCCTCTTGGCCATGCACCCCACCTACGGGGTGGACGTGGGGGCGGCGGAGGAGGTGCACGGGCGCATCCTGGACCTAGTGCGCCAAGGCGCAGCGGTTCTCCTGGTGAGCGAGGACCTGGACGAAATCCTTTCCCTTTCCCACCGCGTGGCCGCCCTGTACCATGGCCGCCTGGTGGGGCCCATCCCCCGGGAGGAGGCGGACCGGGAGCGCCTGGGGCGGATGATGACGGAGGGGCGGGCATGA
- a CDS encoding gamma-glutamyl-gamma-aminobutyrate hydrolase family protein — MRLIGIATQYRAGEGPMARRFLGLLEPYLEALRSQGLAYVLLPPQPQEALERILPHLDGLLLPGGGDVDPALYGEEPHPRLGEVSPERDAHEVFLARHAAERGLPTLGVCRGVQVMNVALGGTLYQDLEAQGLGRVQHHQKSPPPALGHGVRLVGESPLRGLFPERFRVNSYHHQGLKALGRGLRPAALAPDGLVEAVVLEGHPLFLGVQWHPELLPEQWPLFGLLQAPHG; from the coding sequence ATGCGCCTCATCGGGATCGCCACCCAGTACCGCGCCGGGGAAGGGCCCATGGCCAGGAGGTTCTTGGGCCTTCTGGAGCCCTACCTGGAGGCCCTGCGCAGCCAAGGCCTGGCCTATGTCCTGCTGCCGCCCCAGCCCCAGGAGGCCCTGGAGCGCATCCTCCCCCATCTGGACGGCCTTCTCCTCCCAGGGGGTGGGGACGTAGACCCCGCCCTCTACGGGGAAGAGCCCCATCCCCGCCTGGGGGAGGTGAGCCCGGAGCGGGACGCCCACGAGGTCTTCCTGGCCCGCCACGCCGCGGAAAGGGGCCTTCCCACCCTGGGGGTCTGCCGCGGGGTGCAGGTGATGAACGTGGCCCTGGGGGGGACGCTTTACCAGGACCTCGAGGCCCAAGGCCTGGGAAGGGTGCAGCACCACCAGAAAAGCCCCCCTCCAGCCCTGGGCCACGGGGTACGCTTGGTGGGGGAAAGTCCCCTAAGGGGCCTTTTTCCCGAGCGGTTTCGCGTGAACTCCTACCATCACCAGGGCCTCAAGGCCTTGGGCCGGGGCCTGCGCCCCGCGGCCCTGGCCCCCGACGGGCTGGTGGAGGCGGTGGTCCTGGAAGGCCACCCCCTCTTCCTGGGGGTGCAGTGGCACCCGGAACTCCTACCGGAGCAATGGCCCCTTTTCGGCCTCCTCCAGGCCCCCCACGGCTAA
- the lysA gene encoding diaminopimelate decarboxylase — protein MALREALARYPTPFYAYDWSRIQRQAQRLQRAFPFARLFYALKANPRLGLLRRLVALGFGAEAVSLGEVLRAYRAGFPPERVVWNGPVKTWEALHALEGAPPVVVLDSEGELGRVAKALPGARVLLRVNPDLPVRTHGHLATGRGESQFGVLPEDVPRLVREVLGAGLSFLGLHLHLGSALEAPEDFLQGYRVLHDLFPAVGPVAVLDLGGGFGLDLDLEALAEPMQALAGRYGAQVWLEPGRYLVAEAGVLVARVVGWKRTRRPYLLLDAGMTSLLRPALYGARHPVLPLYEGGEEVEVDLAGPACEAGDVLARGVRLPLPREGEALAILHAGAYGGSMALNYLDTPRPLELLWTGEGWEVLRAREPLERLWDLEEG, from the coding sequence ATGGCCTTGCGGGAGGCCTTGGCCCGCTACCCCACCCCCTTTTACGCCTACGACTGGAGCCGGATCCAGCGCCAGGCCCAGCGCCTCCAAAGGGCCTTTCCCTTTGCCCGCCTCTTTTACGCCCTCAAGGCCAACCCCCGGCTGGGGCTTTTGCGGCGCCTTGTGGCCTTGGGCTTTGGGGCGGAGGCGGTGTCCTTGGGGGAGGTGCTCCGGGCTTACCGGGCGGGTTTTCCCCCGGAAAGGGTGGTTTGGAACGGCCCCGTGAAGACCTGGGAGGCGCTTCACGCCCTCGAGGGAGCCCCTCCCGTGGTGGTCTTGGACTCCGAGGGAGAGCTGGGACGGGTGGCCAAGGCCCTGCCTGGGGCCCGGGTCCTTCTCCGGGTCAACCCCGACCTTCCCGTGCGCACCCATGGCCACCTGGCCACCGGACGGGGGGAGAGCCAGTTCGGCGTTTTGCCGGAGGACGTGCCCCGGCTGGTGCGGGAGGTTCTTGGGGCAGGTTTGTCCTTCCTGGGCCTCCACCTCCACCTAGGCTCGGCCCTCGAGGCCCCCGAGGACTTCCTTCAGGGCTACCGGGTTTTGCACGACCTCTTCCCCGCGGTGGGCCCGGTGGCGGTTTTGGACCTGGGGGGCGGGTTTGGCCTGGACCTGGACCTGGAGGCCCTGGCGGAGCCCATGCAAGCCCTGGCAGGGCGGTACGGGGCCCAGGTCTGGTTGGAGCCGGGCCGGTACCTGGTGGCCGAAGCCGGGGTGCTGGTGGCCCGGGTGGTGGGGTGGAAGCGGACCCGCCGGCCCTACCTCCTCCTGGATGCCGGCATGACCAGCCTCCTGCGGCCTGCCCTCTACGGGGCTCGGCACCCGGTCCTCCCCCTCTACGAGGGAGGGGAGGAGGTGGAGGTGGACCTGGCGGGGCCGGCCTGCGAGGCGGGGGACGTCCTGGCCCGGGGGGTGCGGCTGCCCTTGCCCCGGGAAGGGGAGGCCCTGGCCATCCTGCACGCGGGGGCTTATGGGGGGAGCATGGCCTTGAACTACCTGGACACGCCGAGGCCCCTGGAACTCCTCTGGACCGGGGAAGGCTGGGAGGTGTTGCGGGCGCGGGAGCCCTTGGAGCGGCTTTGGGACCTCGAGGAGGGCTAG
- the nagA gene encoding N-acetylglucosamine-6-phosphate deacetylase, whose product MDQVLTGRILGPGGWVQGRVWFTHRIEALEEAPVEGPYILPGFLDLHVHGGGGFEVMAGPEGVEGTLRFHLRHGTTGLLATTLTAPLPELERALKGIAQAMAGPWGEALLGVHLEGPFLSPERLGAQPPFPLPPDPGVAQALLALAPVRVLTLAPELPGALGLVRLLAQRGVRVQLGHTGAGYVEALAALEAGASGFTHLYNAMTPLHHREPGTVGLALERGRWAELIPDGLHVHPAALRLALKAIPGLYFVSDAVAAAGMPDGPYPLGAHRVEKRGEGVWLGEGLAGSTLTLDRALRNLVAWGVPLEEAARRLSALPARYLGLADRGEIAPGKRADLVVLDEGLRVQAVYLGGRRVA is encoded by the coding sequence ATGGACCAGGTCCTGACAGGACGCATCCTCGGCCCAGGGGGCTGGGTGCAGGGCCGGGTGTGGTTCACCCACCGTATCGAGGCCCTGGAGGAAGCCCCCGTGGAAGGCCCCTACATCCTCCCGGGCTTTTTGGACCTCCACGTCCACGGCGGGGGAGGGTTTGAGGTCATGGCCGGCCCCGAGGGGGTGGAGGGCACCCTGCGCTTCCACCTCCGCCACGGCACCACCGGCCTCCTGGCCACCACCCTCACCGCACCCCTCCCCGAGCTGGAACGGGCCCTGAAGGGCATCGCCCAGGCCATGGCCGGCCCCTGGGGGGAGGCCCTCCTCGGGGTCCACCTGGAAGGCCCCTTCCTCTCCCCAGAGCGCCTCGGGGCCCAGCCCCCCTTCCCCCTCCCCCCGGACCCCGGGGTGGCCCAGGCCCTCCTGGCCTTGGCCCCGGTGCGGGTCCTCACCCTGGCCCCCGAGCTTCCCGGGGCCCTGGGGCTGGTGCGCCTCCTGGCCCAAAGGGGGGTGCGGGTCCAGCTGGGCCACACGGGGGCGGGCTACGTTGAGGCCCTGGCCGCCCTGGAGGCCGGGGCCTCGGGCTTCACCCACCTCTACAACGCCATGACCCCCCTGCACCACCGGGAGCCCGGGACCGTGGGCCTGGCCCTGGAGCGGGGGAGGTGGGCCGAGCTGATCCCCGACGGGCTCCATGTGCACCCTGCGGCCCTGCGCCTGGCCCTCAAGGCCATCCCCGGCCTTTACTTCGTCAGCGACGCCGTGGCCGCGGCGGGGATGCCCGACGGGCCCTACCCCCTGGGGGCCCACCGGGTGGAGAAGCGGGGGGAGGGGGTGTGGCTGGGGGAGGGCCTGGCGGGGAGCACCCTCACCCTGGACCGGGCCCTGAGGAACCTGGTGGCCTGGGGGGTACCCCTGGAGGAGGCGGCCAGGCGGCTTTCGGCCCTCCCTGCCCGGTACCTGGGCCTTGCGGACCGGGGGGAGATCGCTCCCGGCAAGCGGGCCGACCTGGTGGTGCTGGACGAGGGGCTCAGGGTCCAGGCCGTCTACCTAGGGGGGAGGCGGGTGGCCTAG
- the nikC gene encoding nickel transporter permease has product MPKLLRRFLRNPGALLGLFLLLGLVLLALLGPLFARDPLEQNLLQRLRPPSPEYPLGTDQLGRDVWARVVHGARISLGVGFGVVLLASLLGTAVGLLAGGLGGRWDSLLMRLTDIFFAFPSLILAMAIAAALGPNLVNTVLAVALVTWPIYARLVRAQVLALREREFVEAARALGASQGRILFRHLLPNALAPVLVQASYEVGAAILTAAGLSFIGFGAQPPTPEWGAMVAETRNYMAEAPWAATAPALGILLTVLAFNLLGDGLRDVLDPRGR; this is encoded by the coding sequence ATGCCTAAGCTCTTACGGCGTTTCCTTCGCAATCCAGGAGCCCTTTTGGGACTTTTCCTCCTCCTTGGCCTGGTCCTCTTGGCCCTTCTTGGGCCCCTTTTTGCCAGGGATCCCTTGGAGCAGAATCTCCTCCAGCGCCTCAGGCCTCCTTCCCCTGAGTATCCCTTGGGCACCGATCAGCTAGGCCGGGATGTCTGGGCGCGCGTGGTCCACGGGGCCCGCATCAGCCTAGGGGTGGGCTTTGGCGTGGTCCTCTTGGCCTCCCTCTTGGGCACAGCGGTGGGCCTCCTGGCGGGGGGGCTTGGGGGGCGCTGGGATAGCCTCCTCATGCGCCTTACCGATATCTTTTTCGCCTTCCCCTCCCTCATCCTGGCCATGGCCATCGCCGCCGCCCTGGGTCCCAACCTGGTGAATACCGTCCTGGCTGTAGCCCTGGTCACCTGGCCCATTTACGCCCGCCTGGTGCGGGCCCAGGTGCTGGCCCTGCGGGAGCGGGAGTTTGTGGAGGCGGCTAGGGCCCTAGGGGCGAGCCAGGGGCGGATCCTCTTCCGCCACCTCCTGCCCAATGCCCTTGCCCCTGTACTGGTCCAGGCCAGCTACGAGGTAGGGGCGGCCATTCTCACCGCGGCGGGGCTTTCCTTCATCGGCTTCGGGGCCCAGCCGCCTACCCCAGAGTGGGGGGCCATGGTGGCGGAGACCCGAAACTACATGGCCGAGGCGCCCTGGGCGGCCACAGCCCCCGCCTTGGGCATCCTCCTTACCGTCTTGGCCTTCAACCTCTTGGGGGATGGCCTCAGGGACGTGTTGGACCCTAGGGGGCGCTAG